A stretch of the Bombyx mori chromosome 12, ASM3026992v2 genome encodes the following:
- the LOC101737018 gene encoding androgen-dependent TFPI-regulating protein has protein sequence MFHVSCINLVSYLRISFHFVAFVHLVVTAVVTLSIDTTVDADPRIRNYFYIRWMLLTCWFNLIMLCYLPIVIYCEWNSCGLGSGGRKCIPLLKKIADVTMTSVVAPTTFMADIVFWTTMITNPEMMAPPKLFDYLPYWCQHSLHTVSAVVVIGDLILTPRRRPRNLAPRFTIMTAFYLFYLIVLYINYLNGQIVYNAIDSLPGSKIRTISLAVYTGYVVFFYLQWMLIDLVWR, from the exons ATGTTTCATGTTTCATGTATTAATTTGGTGTCATATTTAAGAATTTCATTCCACTTCGTCGCTTTCGTACATTTAGTGGTAACCGCGGTCGTGACATTGTCTATTGATACGACCGTTGATGCAGATCCCAGGATACGTAATTATTTCTACATCAGATGGATGCTCCTCACTTGTTGGTttaat ctGATAATGCTTTGTTATTTGCCGATCGTCATCTATTGCGAGTGGAACAGCTGTGGACTTGGTAGCGGAGGACGGAAATGCATTCCATTACTGAAAAAGATTGCGGACGTCACGATGACCAGCGTTGTGGCACCCACAACTTTT ATGGCAGATATAGTATTTTGGACGACGATGATAACCAACCCGGAGATGATGGCTCCACCGAAACTATTCGACTACCTCCCGTACTGGTGCCAGCACTCGCTGCACACCGTGTCGGCGGTCGTTGTAATCGGAGACTTGATACTGACTCCAAGGAGGAGGCCAAGGAATCTTGCACCGCGTTTCACGATTATGACagctttttatttgttttatctcATTGT GCTATACATCAATTATCTGAACGGACAAATAGTGTATAACGCTATCGATAGTCTACCAGGCTCCAAAATAAGAACTATATCCTTGGCCGTTTACACCGGCTAcgtggttttcttttatttacagtGGATGTTAATAGATCTTGTGTGGAGATAG